In Desulfomonile tiedjei DSM 6799, a genomic segment contains:
- the lexA gene encoding transcriptional repressor LexA, with protein MQTLTKKQKMVLDYIRKFIEEFGHAPSYEEVARGIGRSSPSTIHAHIENLKAKGYLTKKWNANRSIDLTSEEQVAQVVELPLEGRIAAGIPLEAVRDTETISLPSDMLGRHSAFVLQVKGDSMQDDHVLDGDYVIVEKRPTVRNGDMVVALVRNSEATLKRFRRDGSKIRLEPANPAYPVMIYDEEEISIQGVVVGILRKYAR; from the coding sequence ATGCAGACACTCACGAAAAAACAGAAGATGGTGCTCGATTATATCCGAAAATTCATCGAGGAATTCGGACATGCACCGAGTTATGAAGAAGTTGCACGCGGAATAGGTCGATCGTCTCCTTCTACCATACACGCGCATATAGAGAATCTGAAAGCAAAAGGTTACCTCACGAAAAAATGGAACGCAAATCGTTCCATCGATCTGACATCCGAGGAACAGGTTGCTCAGGTGGTCGAACTCCCGCTTGAAGGGAGAATTGCAGCAGGAATACCTCTCGAAGCAGTCCGGGACACCGAAACCATCAGCTTGCCTTCGGATATGCTGGGAAGACACAGCGCATTCGTACTCCAGGTCAAAGGAGACTCGATGCAGGACGATCATGTTCTGGATGGCGATTACGTCATTGTCGAGAAAAGGCCGACTGTCAGGAACGGGGATATGGTAGTGGCTCTGGTGAGGAATTCCGAAGCGACTCTGAAACGTTTTCGACGGGACGGGTCGAAAATACGGCTTGAACCGGCGAATCCGGCGTACCCGGTGATGATTTACGATGAAGAGGAGATTTCCATTCAAGGAGTAGTAGTCGGCATTCTTAGAAAATATGCCAGATAG
- the tmk gene encoding dTMP kinase has protein sequence MPRFMHLRKKPWFIVFEGIDGSGKSTQARLLADKLHQADIPVILTAEPSEGPIGCLIRTLRTRPSPEEERQLFTQDRKDHISRVIAPALKNGISVICDRYVYSSVAYQGARGIDPRQILEENRTFALEPDVTFLLRIGVDEALSRICEGRKEAFTIFEAKANLERVAAIYDALDDSHVKKIDASMSPEEIHREILDYLRLAFTNSSA, from the coding sequence ATGCCGAGATTTATGCACCTCAGAAAAAAGCCCTGGTTCATCGTCTTTGAAGGAATCGACGGCTCTGGTAAATCGACGCAGGCTCGACTCCTTGCTGACAAGCTCCACCAGGCTGATATTCCTGTCATTCTCACTGCAGAGCCGTCTGAAGGTCCCATAGGGTGTCTTATTCGAACCCTGAGGACTCGTCCCTCTCCTGAGGAAGAAAGGCAGCTTTTTACTCAGGATCGCAAGGATCATATTTCCCGCGTCATCGCTCCTGCGTTGAAGAATGGCATTTCCGTGATTTGTGACAGGTACGTGTATTCATCTGTTGCGTACCAGGGTGCCCGGGGAATCGACCCACGACAAATTCTGGAAGAGAATCGCACCTTCGCCCTGGAACCGGATGTTACGTTCTTGCTTCGTATCGGGGTTGACGAAGCGCTTTCTCGGATTTGTGAGGGGAGAAAAGAGGCGTTCACCATATTTGAAGCAAAGGCGAACCTTGAAAGGGTCGCGGCGATATACGATGCTTTGGATGATTCGCATGTGAAAAAGATTGACGCAAGCATGTCACCTGAGGAGATACATCGAGAGATTTTGGATTATTTGCGGCTTGCATTCACGAATTCTAGCGCTTAA
- the era gene encoding GTPase Era: protein MEPEQSQVFRSGIVALAGRPNVGKSTLVNTILGRELSIVTPKAQTTRNRITAIHTMPEAQLVLHDTPGIHDPKTPLNRALVAIAAKTLEDADIILLITEPLEEIHREDLQIVDMIGKTRTPAVLALNKIDTVKPQALLPVIENFNRLERFEEIVPISALHGDGVTELVNILIRMLPPGPALFPEDEISDLPVRFFVAEIVREQITRMTGEEIPYKTSVVVESFKEESERILIHVDVHTERDSQKKILIGKGGRMIKQIGIAARKKIEDFLEAPVRLELFVKVTPNWTKNERMLREFGYM from the coding sequence ATGGAACCTGAGCAATCCCAAGTGTTTCGCAGCGGGATTGTCGCCCTGGCGGGAAGGCCCAATGTAGGAAAATCCACGCTGGTAAACACTATCCTGGGGAGGGAGTTGTCTATTGTAACGCCTAAGGCGCAGACTACGAGAAATCGGATAACCGCGATTCATACCATGCCTGAGGCACAACTCGTATTGCACGACACCCCAGGAATTCACGATCCCAAGACTCCGCTCAACAGAGCGCTCGTGGCCATAGCAGCAAAGACTCTCGAAGACGCGGATATCATCCTCCTCATTACGGAACCTCTCGAAGAGATTCATCGAGAAGATTTACAAATCGTAGATATGATCGGAAAAACCCGTACTCCCGCGGTACTCGCGCTGAACAAGATCGATACCGTGAAACCTCAAGCATTGCTCCCGGTAATCGAAAACTTCAACCGGCTCGAGCGATTTGAAGAAATCGTGCCAATCAGCGCGCTGCATGGAGACGGCGTGACGGAGCTGGTGAATATTCTCATAAGAATGCTTCCTCCAGGACCGGCCCTTTTCCCGGAAGACGAGATCAGCGATTTGCCTGTCCGGTTTTTTGTGGCTGAAATCGTGCGAGAACAAATAACGCGCATGACCGGAGAAGAGATCCCGTACAAAACGTCGGTTGTTGTCGAATCATTCAAGGAGGAAAGCGAGCGTATCCTTATCCATGTGGATGTGCACACGGAACGTGACAGCCAGAAGAAGATCCTCATCGGCAAAGGCGGCAGAATGATCAAACAGATTGGCATTGCCGCGCGGAAGAAGATCGAGGACTTTCTTGAGGCTCCCGTTCGCCTTGAGCTATTCGTGAAAGTAACCCCGAATTGGACCAAGAACGAAAGGATGCTTCGGGAATTCGGATATATGTGA
- a CDS encoding DUF362 domain-containing protein, whose translation MAKPKVAVIRYEEPYESVRKAVELSRGLEGVSSRSRVFIKPNVVFWTRSTLFPKYGVITTSRVVQDMVRILRERGVEDITIGEGGVVFDPKDKETSWHAFESLGYNELKKRYGVKVINVHERPFQKINLDSEITVNVNTDILESDFVVNIPVLKTHAQTKVSLGIKNLKGLLDINSRKKCHSIDPGKDLHYMVSKLSDCIPPGFTLLDGIFTNERGPAFDGKMRRSNILVASSDTLSADKVGARLLGYEPSDVPHIALAATGSGRTTDLSDLELSGVPLEELALKLEYSFPYNEDNSLPLPMKKMGIEGLSYWKYDLTMCTYCSLLTGIILTAVAYAWKGVAWDDVEVLTGKLMKPTPGKKHSILIGKCLYEANKNHPDIGKMITIKTCPPRPDAILKAFQQVGIDLNPAVFEHMDQAPGFYLRKYEGKPEFDDSFFRVE comes from the coding sequence GTGGCCAAACCTAAAGTAGCAGTAATTCGCTATGAAGAACCTTATGAATCCGTGCGCAAGGCGGTTGAACTTTCCCGGGGTCTCGAAGGTGTTTCTTCACGTTCCCGGGTTTTCATCAAACCGAACGTTGTCTTCTGGACCCGTTCGACACTTTTCCCCAAATATGGCGTGATTACCACCTCTCGCGTTGTTCAGGACATGGTCCGTATTCTTCGTGAACGCGGGGTGGAAGACATTACCATAGGCGAAGGCGGTGTCGTTTTCGATCCCAAAGATAAGGAGACGTCGTGGCACGCCTTTGAGAGCCTTGGATACAACGAGTTGAAAAAGCGGTACGGGGTAAAGGTAATCAACGTTCACGAACGACCGTTCCAGAAAATCAACCTGGATTCCGAAATCACGGTAAACGTGAATACAGATATTCTCGAGAGCGATTTCGTCGTGAATATACCGGTTCTCAAAACTCATGCTCAGACTAAAGTGAGCCTGGGAATTAAGAATTTGAAAGGCCTGCTCGATATAAATTCCCGGAAAAAATGCCACTCGATCGACCCTGGAAAAGATCTGCACTACATGGTGTCCAAACTATCGGATTGCATCCCGCCCGGATTCACTCTTCTGGATGGCATTTTCACGAACGAACGCGGCCCGGCTTTTGACGGGAAAATGAGGAGAAGCAACATCCTCGTGGCCTCTTCGGACACGCTTTCGGCTGATAAAGTAGGCGCAAGACTTCTCGGATACGAACCTTCGGACGTTCCGCACATAGCATTGGCCGCGACCGGAAGTGGACGAACTACCGATCTTTCGGATCTTGAGTTGTCAGGAGTCCCGCTGGAGGAATTGGCTCTCAAGCTGGAATACTCTTTCCCCTACAATGAAGACAACAGTCTGCCGCTGCCGATGAAGAAAATGGGAATCGAGGGACTCTCCTATTGGAAATACGATCTCACCATGTGCACCTACTGCTCGTTACTCACGGGGATAATACTCACCGCAGTAGCGTATGCCTGGAAAGGAGTTGCCTGGGACGATGTGGAGGTGCTGACGGGCAAGCTCATGAAGCCCACTCCCGGGAAGAAACATTCCATTCTTATCGGAAAATGCCTGTACGAGGCCAATAAGAATCACCCTGATATCGGCAAGATGATCACCATAAAGACATGTCCCCCGCGTCCTGATGCGATTTTGAAAGCTTTTCAGCAAGTAGGCATCGATCTCAATCCGGCGGTTTTCGAGCACATGGACCAGGCTCCGGGATTCTATTTACGTAAGTACGAGGGCAAACCGGAATTTGACGATTCCTTCTTCCGGGTGGAATGA
- a CDS encoding DUF3536 domain-containing protein — translation MIRKYICIHGHFYQPPRENPWLEKIEIQQSAHPFHDWNERIAFECYRPNTQARILDRHSRLRDVLNNYEYISFDFGPTLLSWLDRHDPDTYQAILDADAASVKKRSGHGNALAQAYNHMIMPLASSRDKFTQIIWGIEDFRRRFQRDPEGMWLPETAVDLESLRIMATQGIKFTILSQTQAQRFKLAPKHEWETLHNGAIDPSRPYLCRLSKKLSIAIFFYDGPISRAIAFEKLLDNGEELKNRLLNAFTTDDRPQVINIATDGESYGHHHRFGEMALSYALKELFRRHDVRVTNYAEYLALHPPKAEVEIIENSAWSCAHGVGRWSGDCGCSISQKPEWNQKWRAPLREALDLLRDRADSLYEEQGKGIFKDPWEARNDYIQVLLENRPKIGPFFKKHGLKQLRKEDRIKGLQLLELQRNRMLMYTSCGWFFDDISGIESLQVLRYAARAIQIIYPFDPDILEDFLSVLKNAKSNFKPYPAGDEIFRDKIITQVSGLPRVAAHGAILSVFEDVPPKKRLYCYEIALHDFTKEQSGDRTLLVAAMTVLSRITTESMKLAVAAHYFGGVDVRCSVTEYISEYRYAEAKEELLEAFRSQSVTELGRKMDRHFSEAYYSAKDLFVEERRRVLNAITGTMYEAEAGLFETHYKKNRDLAKLLVEQDAYLPDTFVAVARFSLNRRLIEEIDKLSNGKFPDGLEAILQEAGFWKINLDLGEIDRLIRTRIVQLTGQLQKSKGNAAVAAEIIVFLDLCERIECRIELGEAQIGVFRILKSLGHRMRELPHTLVELAHRLAVRL, via the coding sequence ATGATAAGGAAATACATTTGCATTCACGGGCACTTCTACCAACCGCCCCGGGAAAACCCATGGCTGGAAAAGATTGAAATTCAACAATCCGCTCATCCTTTCCACGATTGGAACGAGCGAATTGCGTTTGAGTGTTACAGGCCCAACACGCAAGCACGAATTCTCGATCGGCACAGTCGTCTCAGAGACGTACTGAATAATTACGAGTACATCAGTTTCGATTTCGGGCCTACGCTGCTTTCCTGGTTGGACCGACACGATCCGGATACCTATCAGGCTATCCTCGATGCGGATGCAGCCAGCGTGAAAAAACGCTCCGGCCATGGAAACGCTCTGGCTCAAGCGTACAATCATATGATCATGCCTTTGGCATCGTCCAGGGATAAGTTTACTCAGATAATCTGGGGAATTGAAGACTTTCGCAGGAGATTCCAGCGTGATCCCGAAGGCATGTGGTTGCCGGAAACTGCCGTCGATCTTGAGTCCCTGCGGATCATGGCGACACAGGGCATCAAATTCACGATCCTTTCGCAAACTCAGGCGCAAAGATTCAAGCTGGCACCAAAGCATGAATGGGAGACTCTGCACAACGGAGCGATCGATCCCTCAAGACCGTATCTATGCCGATTGTCCAAAAAGCTTTCTATAGCGATTTTCTTCTACGACGGCCCGATATCCAGGGCAATAGCGTTCGAAAAACTGCTCGATAACGGAGAAGAGCTGAAAAACCGCCTTTTGAACGCATTCACAACAGACGACCGCCCACAGGTTATCAACATTGCCACAGACGGTGAATCCTACGGACATCATCATCGATTCGGTGAAATGGCGCTCTCCTATGCACTCAAAGAACTCTTCCGAAGGCATGACGTTCGAGTAACCAACTATGCAGAGTATCTTGCACTCCATCCGCCCAAAGCTGAAGTAGAAATAATCGAGAACTCGGCGTGGAGCTGCGCCCACGGGGTCGGTCGCTGGTCCGGCGATTGCGGCTGCTCCATTTCACAGAAACCCGAATGGAACCAGAAATGGAGAGCGCCTCTTAGAGAAGCTCTCGACCTTCTACGGGATCGGGCCGACTCTCTGTATGAAGAGCAGGGCAAAGGTATTTTCAAAGATCCGTGGGAAGCTCGTAACGATTATATCCAGGTCTTGTTGGAAAACCGCCCCAAGATTGGGCCCTTCTTCAAGAAACACGGGCTGAAACAGCTCAGGAAAGAAGACCGGATAAAAGGATTGCAGTTGCTGGAGCTTCAGAGAAACCGCATGCTCATGTACACGAGTTGCGGCTGGTTTTTCGATGATATCTCCGGAATAGAGAGCCTTCAGGTTCTCAGGTACGCGGCCAGAGCTATCCAAATCATCTATCCTTTCGATCCTGACATCCTTGAAGATTTCCTGTCCGTGTTGAAGAACGCTAAAAGCAATTTCAAACCCTATCCAGCAGGTGATGAAATTTTCCGGGACAAGATAATTACTCAGGTTTCGGGCTTGCCCAGAGTGGCTGCTCATGGAGCCATTCTTTCCGTTTTCGAGGATGTGCCCCCCAAGAAAAGACTGTACTGTTACGAAATAGCGTTGCACGACTTCACGAAAGAACAAAGCGGAGACAGGACCCTGCTGGTTGCCGCCATGACCGTACTGAGCAGGATAACCACCGAAAGTATGAAGCTTGCAGTTGCAGCACACTATTTTGGTGGAGTGGACGTCAGATGCTCGGTAACCGAGTACATAAGCGAATACCGGTACGCGGAGGCGAAAGAAGAGTTGCTCGAGGCGTTCAGAAGCCAATCCGTCACGGAACTCGGCCGAAAGATGGATCGTCATTTTTCAGAAGCATACTACTCAGCGAAAGATCTTTTCGTTGAAGAGCGCCGCAGGGTTCTGAACGCTATCACGGGCACGATGTACGAGGCAGAAGCCGGCCTCTTCGAAACGCATTACAAAAAAAACCGGGATCTTGCAAAGCTGCTCGTGGAGCAGGACGCTTATCTTCCCGACACTTTCGTTGCCGTGGCCCGCTTTTCCTTGAACAGAAGGCTGATCGAAGAGATTGACAAACTCTCGAATGGCAAATTCCCCGACGGGCTTGAAGCGATTCTCCAGGAAGCAGGATTCTGGAAGATTAACCTGGATCTGGGCGAAATCGATCGGCTGATACGAACAAGGATTGTGCAGTTAACCGGACAACTGCAAAAATCCAAGGGAAACGCTGCTGTCGCAGCAGAAATCATTGTGTTTCTCGATCTCTGTGAGCGAATCGAATGCCGCATTGAATTAGGCGAAGCCCAGATCGGAGTTTTTCGTATCCTGAAAAGTCTCGGGCATCGTATGCGCGAATTGCCTCATACGTTAGTGGAATTGGCGCATCGCCTGGCCGTCAGGCTTTAG
- a CDS encoding phosphoribosylanthranilate isomerase: MIKGQILNWCPIVQVAGVSTVEEALFCHECGVNSVGFTLELPHGLHDDLNVEKTKCIIRDLPSDLLPVIITYLNRADAAIELLCKTGGRAIQFHGEISDHEIQRFREHLPHVMSIGRITVNGDSSLQHVPRFQSPLWDAIILDSLDPVTGRIGATGKTHDWRLSAEIVRIASVPVILAGGLSPENVREAVLTVRPHGVDVHTGVENPDGSRNFDKIRRFASQALTAFRDISVC, from the coding sequence ATGATAAAAGGCCAAATTCTGAACTGGTGTCCGATAGTGCAAGTAGCAGGTGTGTCGACCGTTGAAGAGGCTCTGTTCTGCCACGAATGCGGGGTGAATTCGGTAGGCTTTACCCTGGAATTGCCACACGGGCTCCATGACGATTTGAATGTGGAGAAAACCAAGTGCATAATTCGGGATCTTCCCAGTGACTTGCTGCCCGTTATTATCACCTATCTGAATCGAGCCGATGCAGCTATTGAGCTGCTGTGTAAAACCGGAGGCCGAGCAATTCAATTTCATGGGGAAATTTCCGACCATGAAATTCAGCGTTTTCGGGAACATCTTCCCCACGTAATGAGCATAGGGAGGATAACCGTAAACGGAGATTCTTCTCTGCAACACGTTCCACGGTTCCAGTCTCCGCTTTGGGACGCAATTATTTTGGATTCGCTCGATCCTGTGACCGGAAGGATTGGAGCAACCGGCAAGACTCATGACTGGCGTCTAAGCGCTGAAATAGTGCGCATCGCTTCCGTCCCGGTAATCCTGGCCGGAGGACTCTCCCCTGAGAATGTGCGAGAAGCTGTGCTCACCGTCCGTCCGCATGGGGTTGATGTCCACACAGGTGTTGAAAATCCGGACGGCTCCAGAAACTTTGACAAAATCAGACGATTTGCGAGTCAGGCACTGACCGCATTTCGCGACATTTCTGTCTGCTGA
- a CDS encoding FmdB family zinc ribbon protein, with protein MPIYEYRCDECQVEFEKLVFGSDVVSCPKCGGEVHRMMSCCTFKSAAGDFKTSGTGKSGCSGCSATSCATCH; from the coding sequence ATGCCAATATATGAGTACCGCTGCGACGAATGCCAGGTTGAATTTGAGAAGCTGGTCTTTGGGAGTGACGTAGTGTCATGTCCCAAATGTGGAGGAGAGGTTCACAGAATGATGTCTTGCTGCACTTTCAAGAGTGCTGCAGGGGATTTCAAGACTTCGGGAACGGGAAAATCCGGGTGCAGCGGTTGTTCGGCCACTTCTTGCGCAACATGTCATTGA
- the mazG gene encoding nucleoside triphosphate pyrophosphohydrolase, with protein sequence MKSESLDEASAAFQNMLKLIATLRSENGCPWDKKQTPATFHPYILEEYHELVQAMETGSAHEISDELGDLLFLVVFTAYMFEQQGTATLKNIMQGVIEKMTRRHPHVFGDAQARTAGEVIENWAKIKASEENIKHRESLLDGIPRSLPALNRAQKLARRAQRVGFDWTRPEEVFQKLDEELAELKEAVQSGDSRHVKEELGDLLFVTVNAARHLDVHSESALHSTSDKFERRFRFIEEKLKEQGKSWDQVNLAEMDALWDEAKELEKKRLGA encoded by the coding sequence ATGAAATCAGAATCTCTTGACGAAGCTTCCGCCGCTTTTCAAAACATGCTCAAACTGATCGCGACCCTTCGATCTGAAAACGGCTGTCCGTGGGACAAGAAACAGACTCCTGCAACATTTCACCCTTATATACTCGAAGAGTATCATGAACTCGTTCAAGCTATGGAAACCGGTTCCGCGCATGAGATCTCGGACGAACTCGGGGATCTATTGTTCCTGGTGGTCTTCACTGCGTACATGTTCGAACAGCAAGGAACGGCCACACTGAAAAACATCATGCAAGGCGTCATCGAGAAAATGACGCGAAGGCATCCGCATGTTTTTGGCGATGCACAAGCCAGAACCGCCGGAGAAGTAATCGAGAATTGGGCGAAAATCAAAGCATCGGAAGAGAATATTAAACATCGAGAATCTCTCCTGGACGGCATTCCACGATCTCTACCCGCTCTGAATCGCGCTCAAAAACTGGCACGCAGAGCGCAAAGAGTGGGATTCGACTGGACACGCCCGGAGGAAGTGTTTCAGAAACTAGATGAAGAATTGGCTGAGTTAAAAGAGGCAGTTCAATCAGGAGATTCCCGGCACGTGAAGGAAGAACTGGGAGACCTTCTGTTTGTGACGGTAAATGCTGCCAGACATTTGGACGTGCACAGTGAATCTGCGCTTCACAGCACCTCGGACAAATTCGAGCGACGCTTTCGATTTATTGAGGAGAAGCTCAAGGAACAGGGCAAGTCTTGGGATCAGGTCAATCTCGCAGAGATGGATGCATTATGGGATGAGGCCAAAGAGCTCGAAAAGAAACGTCTTGGAGCATAG
- a CDS encoding PhoH family protein, whose amino-acid sequence MQSVEQGQRSPRRVSFDNIGALQALVGELSKNIKYIEKCLGVSISLKGNTLSIYGDSPVDELAERLIKQLYSMAREGYPVNPADISQSVRLLDQNPNAKIKDFLRDTVFTSPGKRPITPKTIMQKEYVKAILTHDIVFGIGPAGTGKTYLAMAAAMAAFTKKELRRIILARPAVEAGERLGFLPGDLYEKVNPYLRPLYDALHDMIDFEKASKMIERGDIEVAPLAFMRGRTLNDSFVILDEAQNTTSEQMKMFLTRLGYSSRAVITGDVTQIDLPEGTRSGLVEAREILSHIEGIAFVTFTDQDVVRHPLVQEIIKAYEMKSSGSEGRTRK is encoded by the coding sequence ATGCAATCCGTGGAGCAAGGCCAGCGGTCGCCCCGTCGCGTTAGTTTCGACAATATCGGGGCTCTCCAGGCGCTTGTCGGGGAATTAAGTAAGAACATCAAGTACATTGAAAAATGTTTAGGGGTCAGCATTTCTCTCAAAGGTAACACCCTCAGTATTTATGGGGACTCGCCTGTTGACGAACTGGCAGAAAGGCTGATCAAACAGCTTTACTCAATGGCTCGAGAAGGATATCCTGTAAATCCGGCTGACATCAGCCAGAGCGTGCGTTTGCTCGATCAGAATCCGAACGCCAAGATTAAGGACTTTCTGCGGGATACAGTTTTCACGTCACCCGGCAAACGGCCGATTACCCCGAAAACCATCATGCAGAAAGAGTATGTCAAGGCGATTCTCACCCATGACATTGTTTTCGGAATAGGCCCGGCAGGAACGGGAAAAACGTACCTTGCAATGGCTGCGGCCATGGCGGCCTTTACAAAAAAGGAATTACGAAGAATCATACTTGCACGGCCTGCGGTGGAGGCCGGTGAGCGACTCGGTTTCTTGCCGGGAGACTTGTACGAAAAAGTGAACCCGTACTTGAGACCTCTTTACGATGCGTTGCACGACATGATCGATTTTGAAAAAGCTTCGAAAATGATAGAACGCGGTGACATCGAAGTGGCGCCTCTAGCCTTTATGCGAGGAAGAACCTTGAATGATTCCTTTGTGATACTCGATGAGGCTCAGAACACCACTTCAGAGCAGATGAAGATGTTTTTGACCCGCCTCGGGTACTCGTCAAGAGCCGTAATTACGGGCGATGTAACGCAAATAGATCTTCCCGAAGGCACCAGATCAGGCCTCGTAGAAGCGCGAGAAATTCTTAGTCATATAGAAGGCATTGCTTTTGTAACGTTTACCGATCAAGATGTTGTGAGACATCCACTGGTTCAGGAGATCATCAAGGCGTACGAAATGAAGTCCTCCGGTTCCGAAGGTCGAACCCGGAAATAA